The following coding sequences are from one Lolium rigidum isolate FL_2022 chromosome 6, APGP_CSIRO_Lrig_0.1, whole genome shotgun sequence window:
- the LOC124664386 gene encoding DNA (cytosine-5)-methyltransferase DRM2-like, whose protein sequence is MAENSSASICTDEWGSDSDDGDKFEWESDGEAEPLSASVLSNLGASGPSTLGATGWVHGEAPSSTLVEDYVGKGFPKEMVLKGIKAIGNNDVNALHELLLTYKALYDSPLVRNCSTSGCTPYNVEDDDDLCFGNWDDDDDDPDGSIALDFQREMLEKDKKIKSLVDVGIPEDEANMIITKCGVGASFFVLVDSKNFPNHEVTNMSFKSLGGRKKARLREESKKKRKRYGGGEQGNQRPVHVSHDERMVFPNPMVGFNLPNDMVRSFNRRLPEQAIGPPFFYYENVALAPKGAWEKISKTLYGLEPEFVDSKYFCAAARKRGYIHNLPIENRAPLLMEPPMTIFEAFSHFNEWWPSWDSRRKLNCLTTCVPSAKLTERIEYALARADKPPSLKVQKYVMDECKRFNLVWVGKNKVAPLEANEMEKLLGFPKDHTRGVGITERYKSLGNSFQVDTVAYHLSVLRDMFPNGMSVLSLFTGIGGAEVALHRLGIHMRTVVSVEISEVNRMIFRSWWNQTQTGRLIEILDVETLTNDIVESLTRKIGGFDLVIGGSPCNNLAGKNRFHRHGLEGEHSVLFYHYFRILDVVKSVMAGI, encoded by the exons ATGGCTGAAAATTCAAGTGCTTCCATCTGTACCGAT GAATGGGGTAGCGATAGCGATGATGGCGACAAGTTTGAGTGGGAAAGCGATGGTGAGGCTGAGCCCTTGTCAGCTTCAGTGTTGAGTAACCTCGGTGCTTCTGGCCCATCCACACTG GGTGCTACTGGGTGGGTCCACGGGGAGGCGCCATCTTCTACTTTAGTCGAGGATTATGTGGGAAAGGGTTTCCCAAAGGAGATGGTCTTGAAGGGCATCAAGGCAATTG GAAACAATGATGTGAATGCGTTGCATGAGCTACTTCTCACATACAAG GCACTATATGATTCTCCTTTGGTGAGGAATTGCTCGACTTCTGGCTGCACCCCCTACAACGTTGAAGATGACGATGATCTTTGTTTTGGAAATTgggatgacgacgatgatgacccTGATGGTTCTATTGCTTTG GATTTCCAACGTGAGATGTTAGAGAAGGACAAGAAGATTAAGTCCTTAGTGGACGTGGGCATTCCTGAAGATGAAGCCAATATGATTATTACCAAATGTG GTGTGGGTGCCTCCTTTTTTGTATTAGTTGATTCCAAGAACTTCCCTAACCATGAG GTTACAAATATGTCTTTCAAGTCCttaggagggagaaagaaagcaaGATTGAGAGAGGAGAGCAAGAAAAAAAGGAAGCGTTATGGAGGTGGAGAACAAGGAAATCAACGCCCGGTGCATGTTAGCCATGATGAGAGAATGGTTTTTCCAAATCCAATGGTTGGCTTTAACTTGCCTAATGACATGGTACGGTCATTTAATAGGAGACTCCCTGAACAAGCTATTGGACCACCTTTCTTCTACTATGAGAATGTGGCCCTAGCCCCTAAAGGCGCTTGGGAAAAAATTTCGAAAACCTTATATGGTCTTGAGCCAGAGTTTGTGGATTCCAAGTACTTTTGTGCTGCTGCGAGGAAAAGAGGTTACATCCATAATCTCCCTATTGAGAATAGGGCGCCTCTCCTTATGGAACCTCCAATGACTATATTTGAGGCCTTCTCTCATTTTAATGAGTGGTGGCCTTCGTGGGACTCGAGAAGGAAACTCAACTGCTTGACAACATGTGTTCCAAGCGCTAAGCTAACCGAACGGATTGAATATGCTCTTGCACGTGCAGACAAACCACCATCTTTAAAGGTCCAGAAGTACGTTATGGATGAGTGCAAGAGGTTCAATCTTGTGTGGGTTGGCAAAAACAAGGTTGCTCCTTTGGAGGCTAATGAGATGGAAAAACTACTTGGTTTCCCAAAGGACCACACGAGGGGAGTCGGCATAACGGAGAGGTACAAATCTCTCGGCAACTCATTCCAAGTTGATacagttgcttaccacttgtcagTGTTGAGGGACATGTTTCCTAACGGTATGAGCGTACTATCCTTATTCACCGGTATTGGAGGAGCAGAGGTAGCTCTACATAGGCTTGGAATTCACATGAGGACCGTGGTTTCTGTAGAGATATCCGAGGTGAACAGGATGATCTTTAGAAGTTGGTGGAATCAGACTCAGACAGGCAGGCTGATTGAGATTCTAGACGTGGAGACTCTCACCAATGATATAGTCGAGTCACTGACTAGAAAAATTGGCGGCTTTGACCTAGTGATTGGGGGCAGCCCATGCAACAATCTTGCTGGTAAAAACCGGTTCCATCGTCATGGTTTAGAGGGTGAGCATTCTGTTTTGTTCTACCACTACTTCAGAATCTTGGATGTTGTGAAGTCAGTCATGGCGGGGATTTAG